One Hordeum vulgare subsp. vulgare chromosome 4H, MorexV3_pseudomolecules_assembly, whole genome shotgun sequence DNA window includes the following coding sequences:
- the LOC123449078 gene encoding uncharacterized protein LOC123449078 translates to MAGGARCSALLRGFLSLFFVMFLHIGHAGCCFSPGPASQQHEEDDAGAASSGSSSKRRKISPLAFSPAVSSSTGVEERAGARRRGRHVSSLATSLRCYIHRIFSSAGPRNAVPGGEEEEEAVTTTVSSSPLAQSVTRRQTSVLLSTPSSPCASPFLSPMSPQSLSVTPLVPCSPLATRQLSRSFAARGDLFPCKVCGEVLSKPQQLELHQAMKHSLSELTHLDSSMNIIRMIFLAGWGLPASGAGAGAGDPPAVGRILRIHHNPRALSRFEEYRDLVRARAARRCAGASGAVVEERCIADGNERLRFHCATMLCSLGAGVCGSPYCCTCTILRHGFAGKQADVDGIATYSSGWAAHASLPEEVEREFAFLQVRRAMLVCRVVAGRVVRGGDGDGDGDKVAYDSMVPVPPGGGGRGGEDDGELLVFNPRAVLPCFVIMYGG, encoded by the coding sequence ATGGCGGGCGGTGCTAGGTGCAGCGCGCTGCTGCGCGGGTTCCTGTCGCTCTTCTTTGTCATGTTCCTCCACATTGGCCACGCCGGCTGCTGCTTCTCCCCAGGCCCTGCCTCGCAGCAgcacgaggaggacgacgccggCGCTgccagcagcggcagcagcagcaagagGAGGAAGATATCGCCGCTCGCCTTCTCCCCGGCCGTGTCGTCCTCCACCGGTGTTGAAGAGAGGGCCGGGGCCAGGCGCAGGGGCAGGCACGTCTCGTCTCTCGCCACCAGCCTCCGGTGCTACATACACCGCATCTTCTCTTCCGCCGGGCCCAGGAATGCTGTTccgggcggagaggaggaggaggaggccgtcacGACCACCGTGTCGTCGTCGCCGCTCGCTCAGTCCGTGACGCGGCGTCAGACGTCGGTGCTGCTGTCCACGCCGTCTTCACCGTGCGCGTCGCCGTTCCTGTCCCCGATGTCGCCGCAGTCGCTCAGCGTCACCCCGCTCGTGCCCTGCTCGCCGCTGGCGACCAGGCAGCTGTCCAGGTCGTTCGCCGCCCGCGGGGACCTGTTCCCTTGCAAGGTGTGCGGCGAGGTGCTGAGCAAGCCGCAGCAGCTGGAGCTCCACCAGGCGATGAAGCACTCCCTGTCGGAGCTCACCCACCTCGACTCCAGCATGAACATCATCCGCATGATCTTCCTCGCCGGATGGGGGCTGCCCGCGtcaggcgccggcgccggcgcaggCGACCCCCCGGCCGTCGGGCGCATCCTCAGGATCCACCACAACCCGCGCGCGCTCTCTCGGTTCGAGGAGTACCGGGACCTGGTCCGCGCCCGCGCCGCCCGCCGCTGCGCGGGcgccagcggcgcggtggtggaggagcgGTGCATCGCGGACGGCAACGAGCGGCTGCGGTTCCACTGCGCCACCATGCTCTGCTCCCTGGGCGCTGGCGTGTGCGGGAGCCCCTACTGCTGCACCTGCACCATCCTCCGCCACGGGTTCGCCGGGAAGCAGGCGGACGTGGACGGCATCGCCACGTACTCCTCCGGGTGGGCCGCGCACGCGTCGCTGCCGGAGGAGGTGGAGCGCGAGTTCGCGTTCCTGCAGGTGCGCCGTGCCATGCTGGTGTGCCGCGTCGTGGCGGGACGCGTCGttcgcggcggcgacggcgacggcgatggcgacAAGGTGGCCTACGATTCCATGGTGCCCGTGCCGCcgggcggcggcggacgagggggggaggacgacggcgagCTGCTGGTGTTCAACCCCCGGGCCGTGCTCCCGTGCTTCGTCATCATGTACGGCGGCTAG